TGGGGCAAGAGCCTGGCCGCCGGCGACTTCGACGGCGACGGCAAGGCCGACCTGGTCGTCAGCAGCAGCTCCAGCACCCTCTACCTCTACCGGGGCGGCTTCACCACCGCCGGCAAGCCCGGCAGCCGCACCACCGTCAAGGCGCCGGTCCAGTCGGGCTCCGGCGGCAGCCCCTACGGCCCGATCAACCTGACCGCGGGCGACGTCAACGGCGACCACCGCACCGACCTCGTGGTCGACGGCTTCGAGACGAAGACCGGCAACGGCTGGAACACCAACTACTGGCTGCCGGGCACCGCCGGCGGCCTCAACGCCTCGGCCGCCAAGACGCTCAAGCCCGGCATCATCACCGCCATCGGCGACATCAACGGAGACGGCTACGGCGACATCGTCAGCGGCGCCGACTGGGACGCCACCGGCAGCGACGGCAAGGTGATACCGGACGCGGCCGACGGCGGCAAGGTCAGCGTCACCTACGGGTCCGCCGCCGGGCCGGCCGGCACCACCGCCATCACCCAGAACACCGGAAACGTCCCCGGCAGCTCCGAGAAGGGCGACGCCTTCGGCTGGGAACTGGACCTCGGCGACATCAACGGCGACGGCTACCAGGACCTCGTCGTCACCACCCCGCAGGAGGACCTCTCCGGCGTGAGCAACACCGGCATGGTCACCGTGCTCTACGGCTCGAAGTCCGGCGTGAACACCTCCTCCGGCGCCCAGTCCTTCGCCCAGAGCACCCCGGGCGTCCCCGGCGACGACGAGAAGAACGACCTGTTCGGCACCGACGTCAAGCTGGACGACGTCACCGGCGACGGCAAGGCCGACCTGCTGATCGGCTCGTACGAGAACGGCGGCGACGGCGCCGTCACCTACCTGCCCTCGACCGGCACGAAGATCACGGCGACCGGCTCCCGCGCGGTGTCCGCGTCCGCCGCGGGCGTCTCGACCAGCGGCATCCCCCAGTTCGGCTCGGTCTTCGCCGACTGATTCGGTCCAAACCCCCAATGATCCCTGGGGATACCGCCGACCACCCCTTAGGGGATGTCACAGGTCGGCCGCAATGCCGGGCCCGGACACCCGGGCCCGGCACGCGGCCCTCCGGGACCAGGTACGTTCGATGACGTGGCTGGATTCAGGATCGGACGTGGGGGCCAGGACGACCGCACCCCCCAGGGACAGCAGGCGCCGCAGGGCCCGTCGTACGGCCGGCCCGGCCCGTCGGGCGGGCGGCGGGCGCCGTCGCCGTACGGGCAGCAGGGGCAGCACGGCCAGCCGTACGGGCAGGGCGCGGGCCCCTCGTACGGGCAGCCCGCGGGACGGCCCTCGGGCGCCCCGCACGGCTACCCGTCGCCGCCGCAGCCGCCGCAGCCGTACGGACACGCGCCGTACCCGCAGCAGGGCGGCCGGTCGCCGTACGGCTACCAGGGCCAGGCGGACGACGGCCCGGAGTACTTCGACGACGGCTACGCGGGCCACGGCCACGGCGCGCCGGACCCGTACGCGGCCAACAACGCGGGCCACACCCAGGCCTTCTCGATCGACGAGGCCGCCGCGTACACCCAGGGCGCGACCTACCAGGCCGGCGCCGCCGCGCCCGCCGCGCCGACGGGCCCGCCGCTGCACTGGAAGGAACTGCTGAAGGGCGTCGTCCTCGCCCCCCACCAGACCTTCCTGCGGATGCGCGACTACACGATGTGGGGCCCGGCCCTGATCGTGACCTTCCTGTACGGCCTGCTCGCCGTGTTCGGCTTCGACAACGCCCGCAAGGAGGCCATCGGGGCCACGTTGTCCAACGCGGTGCCGATCGTGCTGATCACGGCGATCGTGATGGTGCTCGGCCTGTTCGTGCTGGGCGTGGTCACCCACACCCTGGCCCGCCAGCTCGGCGGCGACGGCGCCTGGCAGCCCACGGTGGGCCTGTCCATGCTGATCACGGCCCTCACGGACGCGCCCCGCCTGGTCTTCGCCATGTTCTTCGGCGGCGACGCCGGCTTCGTGCAGATACTCGGCTGGGCCACCTGGCTCGGCGCGGGCGCCCTGCTCACCCTGATGGTGTCCCGCTCGCACGACCTGCCCTGGCCCAGGGCGCTGGGCGCGTCGGCGATCCAGCTGATCGCGCTGCTGTCGATCGTCAAGCTGGGCACGTTCTAGTCCCCAAGCGGCTCCTGGCACGCGCAAGGGCCCCCGGCTTCGATGCCGGGGGCCCTTGCGCATGTCCGGGTGGCCGGTCGTCCTCAGGCGTCGAGGACCTGACCGTCGCGCTTCACCACGGGCGGCTCCACGCTCCACGGGAAGTTGATCCAGTCGTCGGTGCGCTTCCAGACGTACTCGCACTTCACGAGGGAGTGGGACTTCTCATAGATCACCGCGGAGCGGACCTCGGCGACGGTGTCGAGGCAGAAGTCGCGGACGAGCTTCAGCGTCTTGCCGGTGTCGGCGACGTCGTCGGTGATCAGCACCTTCTTGTCGGAGAAGTCGATCACGTTGGGCACGGGCGCCAGCATGACCGGCATCTCCAGGGTGGTGCCCACGCCCGTGTAGAACTCGACGTTCACCAGGTGGATGTTCTTGCAGTCCAGCGCGTAGGCGAGGCCGCCCGCGACGAACACACCACCGCGCGCGATGCTGAGCACGATGTCCGGCTGGTAGCCGTCGTCCGCGATGGTCTGCGCCAGCTCGCGGACGGCGCCGCCGAACTGGTCGTAGGACAGGTTCTCCCGCACGTCACTCATGATCTGGATGCCCTCACACCTGGGTCCGATGGAAATTGACATAGGACCGCGAGGCGGTCGGCCCACGCTGGCCCTGGTACCGCGAGCCGTACCGCTCACTGCCGTACGGGAACTCGGCGGGCGAGGACAGCCGGAACATGCACAGCTGCCCGATCTTCATCCCGGGCCAGAGCTTGATGGGCAGGGTGGCGAGGTTGGACAGCTCCAGGGTGACGTGTCCGCTGAACCCCGGGTCGATGAACCCGGCGGTGGAGTGCGTGACGAGCCCGAGCCGGCCGAGCGAGCTCTTCCCCTCGAGCCGCGAGGCGAGATCGTCGGGCAGCGAGATGACCTCGTACGTCGAGGCGAGCACGAACTCCCCGGGGTGCAGGATGAACGGCTCGTCCCCGTCCGGCTCCACGA
This Streptomyces misionensis DNA region includes the following protein-coding sequences:
- a CDS encoding phosphoribosyltransferase, encoding MSDVRENLSYDQFGGAVRELAQTIADDGYQPDIVLSIARGGVFVAGGLAYALDCKNIHLVNVEFYTGVGTTLEMPVMLAPVPNVIDFSDKKVLITDDVADTGKTLKLVRDFCLDTVAEVRSAVIYEKSHSLVKCEYVWKRTDDWINFPWSVEPPVVKRDGQVLDA
- a CDS encoding FG-GAP and VCBS repeat-containing protein, producing the protein MHTHRRLALATATAAALTGGLLTFASAPATAADSTRVAKADFNGDGIGDLATSAATAYVNGHKDAGQVVVLYGSKTGVSAAKRTVISQNTSGVPGTAEAGDMFGNDLAYADFNHDGYDDLAVSSPDEKVGTDTDGGAVAILWGSKSGLTGKASDVPDPAPGSHDYWGKSLAAGDFDGDGKADLVVSSSSSTLYLYRGGFTTAGKPGSRTTVKAPVQSGSGGSPYGPINLTAGDVNGDHRTDLVVDGFETKTGNGWNTNYWLPGTAGGLNASAAKTLKPGIITAIGDINGDGYGDIVSGADWDATGSDGKVIPDAADGGKVSVTYGSAAGPAGTTAITQNTGNVPGSSEKGDAFGWELDLGDINGDGYQDLVVTTPQEDLSGVSNTGMVTVLYGSKSGVNTSSGAQSFAQSTPGVPGDDEKNDLFGTDVKLDDVTGDGKADLLIGSYENGGDGAVTYLPSTGTKITATGSRAVSASAAGVSTSGIPQFGSVFAD
- the dcd gene encoding dCTP deaminase, producing MLLSDKDIRAEIDAGRVRIDPYDETMVQPSSIDVRLDRYFRVFENHRYPHIDPSVEQPDLTRLVEPDGDEPFILHPGEFVLASTYEVISLPDDLASRLEGKSSLGRLGLVTHSTAGFIDPGFSGHVTLELSNLATLPIKLWPGMKIGQLCMFRLSSPAEFPYGSERYGSRYQGQRGPTASRSYVNFHRTQV
- a CDS encoding Yip1 family protein, whose translation is MSQVGRNAGPGHPGPARGPPGPGTFDDVAGFRIGRGGQDDRTPQGQQAPQGPSYGRPGPSGGRRAPSPYGQQGQHGQPYGQGAGPSYGQPAGRPSGAPHGYPSPPQPPQPYGHAPYPQQGGRSPYGYQGQADDGPEYFDDGYAGHGHGAPDPYAANNAGHTQAFSIDEAAAYTQGATYQAGAAAPAAPTGPPLHWKELLKGVVLAPHQTFLRMRDYTMWGPALIVTFLYGLLAVFGFDNARKEAIGATLSNAVPIVLITAIVMVLGLFVLGVVTHTLARQLGGDGAWQPTVGLSMLITALTDAPRLVFAMFFGGDAGFVQILGWATWLGAGALLTLMVSRSHDLPWPRALGASAIQLIALLSIVKLGTF